The DNA region AAGAGAGTTAGTTTCTCTATACCAAAACACTGTAAACAGAGCATTCTTGATTATATTCATTCGGATTTATGGGGTCCCTCCAAAGTTCCTTCCCTCGGAGGAAAACGTTGCTTGTTGACTctcattgatgatttttctcGTAAGGTCTGGGTTTATTTTCTAAGACAGAAAAGTGAAGCGTTTctttatttcaagaaattcaaagccCTTGTTGAGAACCAGATAGGCCGAAAAATTAAGAAGCTCGAACTAATAATGATTTGGAGTTCTGTAGTAATGAGTTTATGAGTTCTGCACTATTTAGGGTATTGCTAGACATAAGACTCTCGTTCATAAGCCCAACAAAACGGAGTTGCAGAACGTATAAACAGAACATTACTTGAGAGAGCCCGTTGTATGCTCTCAAATGCTGGTTTATGGCACCACCGTGATTTCTGGGCCGAAGCCGTTTCTACGGCTTGTTACCTCGTCAATTTGTCTCCACATTCATCTATTGACTTTAAAATTCCCGAAGAAGTTTGGTCTGGTAATCCCGTTGACTACTCTATTCTTAGAGTTTTTGGATGCACTGTTTTTGCTCATGTTAATGATGGGAAGCTAGCCCCCAGGGCTGTTAAGTGCATGTTTCTTGGTTATGCTTCTGAGTCTAAAGGATATCGTTTGTGGTGTCCTAGCTCCAAGAAAATTATTCAGAGTCGGGATGTAACTTTTAATGAAGTTGTTATGTTATCTTCTGGGAAAGAGTCTGTTGTTTCCTCTATGCGTAATGATGATATGAAAGATGCCAGTGAGAAGGTGGAGGTAGAAATGAGCCATGAAGCTCACGAAGTTGGCCCTATTTCTTCTACAATTCCTCAGGCTAGCAAGGAGGCTCCTGTTGATGAGCCAAGTACTAGTACCACATGTCTCGTCGAGCCACAGGTGGAGGATGATCATGTTATTGCTCGTGATAGACCGAGACGAGTTATAAAGAAGCCCGCTCGATATgctgacaatgatgatgatgggcTTATTGCTTATGCTCTTGCAGTTGCACAAGAAATTCCCGAAGGAGTTGATCCTTCTACTTACTCTGAGGCAATTTCTTGTCCTAATTCCTCAAATTGGTTAGTGGCTATGCAAGAAGAGATGGAAAGCTTGcacaaaaataatacataagAGTTATGTGATCTGCCCACAGGCCGTCGAGCATTAACTGCAAAATGGATCTACAAACTAAAAGATGGTATTCACGGGTTGAAGAAGCAAGATGGAAATCTCGCTTAGCGGTTCGTGGTTGCCACCAAAAGGAAGGTATTGACTTTAATGAAGTTTTCTCTCCTGTTGTTCATCATACCTCCATTAGAGTGTTACTTGCTATTGTTGCTCTTTTTGACTTGGAGTTGGAGCAACTTGATATTAAAACTGCGTTTCTTCATGGAGAGTTGGAAGAAGAAATTTATATGAAGCAATCCGAGGGTTTTCTTGTTCCTGGCAAGGAGCACTTTGTTTGTCAGTTGAAAAGATCTCTTTATGGCCTTAAACAAGCTCCAAGACAGTGGTACAAAAGGTTTGATTCCTTTATTATTGGGCAAGACTACACACGTAGTAAGTATGATAATTGTGTGTATTTTTTGACAATTTTCTGGTGGTTCCTtcgtttagttgttgttatattttgatgatatgttgattgCTTCGAAAGACAAGTCTTTGATCAACAAGTTAAAATCTCAACTTAATTATGAGCTTGGGATGAAGGACCTTGGTGCAGTTGAGAAGATTCTAGGTATGGAGATTCACAGGGATCGAAAATCTGGGAAGCTTTACCTGTTTCAGAGGAAGTATTTTGAGAAAGTCCTCATAGATTTAATATGTTTGATTGTAAACCTGTTTCTACTCCGTTTGCTGCTCATTTCAAACTGCAAGCTGACTCTTCTCCTAAGTCTGAGGAGGACATTGAGAGGATGTATACTATCCCGTATACTAGTGCTGTTGGTAGCCTTATGTATGTTATGGTTTGCACTAGACCTGATTTAGCTTTTGCACTAAGCATGGTGAGCCGATACATGTATAATTCTGGAAAGGATCATTGGAATGCCGTGAAGTGGATTCTTTGTTATGTGAAAGGGTCCTTTGAtattggtttggtatttgataaAGCCAAGGCATCgtcttatgatgttattgggTTCGTTGATTCTGACTATGGTGGTGATCTCGATCGTACGAGGTCTATTTCTGGTTACAATTCTTCACTGTGCTCTGGTGCTATCTCTTGGAAAGCACAATTACAGTCTATTGCAGCCCTTTCTAGTACCGAAGCTGAGTATATCGTTGCAACTGAAGGTGTTAAATAAGCTACATGGTTGCGAGGTCTCCTTATGGATCTTGGTGTTCAACAGGGTACTACCATTGTATTTTTTGATAGCCAAAGTGTTACTCATCTTACCAA from Lycium ferocissimum isolate CSIRO_LF1 chromosome 2, AGI_CSIRO_Lferr_CH_V1, whole genome shotgun sequence includes:
- the LOC132047590 gene encoding secreted RxLR effector protein 161-like, with the protein product MFDCKPVSTPFAAHFKLQADSSPKSEEDIERMYTIPYTSAVGSLMYVMVCTRPDLAFALSMVSRYMYNSGKDHWNAVKWILCYVKGSFDIGLVFDKAKASSYDVIGFVDSDYGGDLDRTRSISGYNSSLCSGAISWKAQLQSIAALSSTEAEYIVATEAKVLLILPRQILIARRPSILALNTTLSEILFVAGEIVVKKFHTSENSADMFTKPLAITKFKHCLDLVGVLYA